A window from Roseburia sp. 499 encodes these proteins:
- a CDS encoding putative ABC exporter domain-containing protein: protein MKGLIYLYQRTIANRVKKALKRPMTYVWAFVFVLYVIMIYGSFNLVIKDAKIATPENLVTVLSCIVLLLLPSNVISYSKRHGLLFRPSEAHFVFPAPVSPKVILMFTGVKSFIGNIIIGIIVSIGGVYWFHAGIGQMLLYFVFFVVFESILEASIIIFCYGNERFHEKFFKRLTVVMYIFMAVMVGIGAYLLLTQKAEFSVIREYLAMPIIQLIPIVGWNIAVMHLIFIGPSVINVIGTVLFLVSTIGMLIAAVKMKCTGEYFEDATKFADEYQTKRREAQKGVASIGFGKKKKYRKASVEYKGNYAKAIYFRQLLEYKKNKTFIFGWNTLLCFGIGIAMGVYGYMNNIEKEFGSLKVFIIPGVVAYVVFIFSGYATKWSKELENPYTYLIPDSALKKVWYSTKIEHIRAIVDGIFVTLPGAIAFGIGPVMTVLTILLYVCLMANRLYYGMFADVIIGKNFGNTGKTIVKMILQGIAMCIAILVAVVGYFIWGLEAGFFLMILVMGILTFAGAAGASVSFMKMEMLEI from the coding sequence ATGAAGGGATTGATTTATCTTTATCAGAGAACTATCGCAAACCGAGTAAAGAAGGCGTTAAAGCGTCCGATGACATATGTGTGGGCATTTGTTTTTGTTTTGTATGTTATCATGATATATGGAAGTTTTAATTTAGTCATCAAGGATGCCAAGATTGCAACACCGGAGAATCTGGTAACAGTATTATCGTGTATTGTTTTATTACTTCTTCCAAGTAATGTAATCAGTTATAGTAAGCGGCATGGACTTTTGTTTCGTCCATCGGAGGCACATTTTGTCTTTCCGGCTCCGGTAAGTCCGAAGGTAATATTGATGTTTACAGGAGTGAAATCATTTATAGGTAATATAATAATAGGAATTATTGTATCGATTGGTGGAGTTTATTGGTTTCATGCAGGAATCGGACAGATGCTGCTATATTTCGTGTTCTTTGTAGTGTTTGAAAGTATACTGGAAGCAAGTATTATTATTTTCTGTTATGGAAATGAAAGATTTCATGAGAAGTTTTTTAAGAGACTGACCGTTGTCATGTATATTTTTATGGCAGTGATGGTAGGAATCGGTGCTTATCTGTTGCTTACACAGAAGGCAGAATTTTCAGTGATACGGGAATATCTTGCAATGCCAATTATCCAGTTGATACCGATTGTAGGATGGAACATCGCGGTGATGCATCTTATTTTTATAGGTCCTAGTGTTATTAATGTAATTGGAACGGTACTATTTTTAGTATCAACCATAGGAATGCTTATCGCAGCAGTAAAAATGAAATGTACCGGAGAATACTTTGAAGATGCAACCAAATTTGCAGATGAGTATCAGACAAAACGAAGGGAAGCCCAAAAAGGTGTTGCTTCCATAGGATTTGGCAAGAAGAAAAAATATCGAAAAGCTTCCGTTGAGTATAAGGGAAATTACGCGAAAGCAATTTATTTCCGGCAACTTTTGGAGTATAAAAAGAATAAAACTTTTATTTTTGGATGGAATACACTTTTATGTTTTGGTATTGGAATAGCAATGGGAGTTTATGGTTACATGAACAACATAGAGAAAGAGTTTGGTTCGTTGAAAGTATTCATTATTCCGGGCGTTGTCGCTTATGTCGTATTCATATTTAGTGGTTATGCTACCAAGTGGTCTAAGGAGTTAGAAAATCCGTATACTTATCTAATACCGGATTCAGCGTTAAAAAAAGTATGGTATTCTACCAAAATCGAGCATATTCGTGCCATTGTAGATGGAATTTTTGTAACACTTCCCGGAGCAATCGCATTTGGAATTGGACCCGTTATGACAGTACTTACCATATTATTATATGTTTGCTTAATGGCAAATCGTCTTTACTATGGAATGTTTGCAGATGTAATTATTGGAAAAAATTTCGGAAATACCGGGAAAACAATTGTTAAAATGATTCTTCAGGGAATTGCCATGTGTATTGCAATCTTAGTAGCAGTAGTCGGATATTTTATCTGGGGATTAGAAGCCGGATTTTTCCTGATGATTCTTGTAATGGGAATTTTGACTTTTGCAGGTGCAGCGGGAGCATCCGTTTCATTTATGAAAATGGAAATGTTAGAGATATAA
- a CDS encoding ATP-binding protein — MTERKAQIKRLEELYQQDGNQLVILYGRRENGIRELLQDFCKEKKSFYYYAPEVSAKAQQQRMIREVEKQYDVSLSEESYDSCFSRVKSGDASKLVLIIDEFEHIVKKDQQFMESILKLKQHKLYPGPVMILLYTSAVAWAQQNMFKTLEKYKKKIDATEQLSELKFVEMVQSFPDYTVSQSVEVYGVIGGVQEYMEKWDESRDIRYNICKHILSPDGFLFGEAERIISKELREFSVYNTILEALASGKRKLNDLYQETGFSRAKISVYLKNLMAFDMVEKVTSFETGGWENAQKGLYQIKDTFINFWFKFVYPHLSDLYRMEPEKFYDTYIANGLEEYLNRYFVKVCAEYLELMNQVHKLPLQMHKMGTWIGKQGHIDIIVQNEVRENLICLCNWSEPEMTFEMCQKLFQSMEQAKLAANYYYLFSAKSFDEKLRKMVSADKRILLVDMNQL, encoded by the coding sequence ATGACAGAGAGAAAAGCACAGATAAAAAGATTAGAAGAATTGTATCAGCAGGATGGAAACCAACTGGTAATATTGTATGGAAGACGGGAAAATGGAATCCGTGAATTGTTACAGGATTTTTGTAAAGAGAAAAAATCCTTTTATTACTATGCGCCGGAGGTTTCGGCAAAGGCACAGCAACAAAGGATGATTCGTGAGGTAGAGAAGCAGTATGATGTTTCTCTTTCCGAAGAATCTTATGATAGCTGTTTTAGCCGTGTGAAAAGCGGGGATGCCAGTAAGTTGGTGTTGATTATCGATGAGTTTGAGCATATTGTAAAAAAAGACCAACAATTTATGGAAAGTATTTTAAAATTAAAACAGCATAAGTTGTATCCTGGTCCGGTTATGATTCTTTTGTATACTTCAGCAGTTGCCTGGGCGCAGCAGAATATGTTCAAAACATTGGAAAAGTATAAAAAGAAAATTGACGCAACAGAGCAACTTTCTGAGTTAAAGTTCGTGGAGATGGTGCAGTCTTTTCCAGATTATACCGTAAGTCAGAGCGTGGAAGTTTATGGCGTGATTGGCGGTGTGCAGGAATATATGGAAAAGTGGGATGAGTCTCGCGATATTCGTTACAATATTTGTAAACATATTTTGTCTCCGGATGGTTTTTTGTTTGGAGAAGCAGAGCGAATTATCAGTAAGGAATTACGGGAATTTTCTGTTTATAATACCATTTTGGAAGCGTTAGCATCCGGAAAGCGTAAGCTCAATGACTTGTATCAGGAGACAGGATTTTCCAGAGCAAAAATTAGCGTATATTTGAAGAATCTGATGGCATTTGATATGGTGGAAAAGGTGACATCCTTTGAAACGGGAGGATGGGAGAATGCCCAGAAAGGATTGTATCAGATAAAAGATACTTTTATTAATTTCTGGTTTAAGTTTGTATATCCTCATCTGTCTGACTTATATCGAATGGAACCGGAGAAATTTTATGACACATATATTGCAAATGGTTTAGAAGAGTATTTGAACCGTTATTTTGTGAAAGTGTGTGCAGAATATTTGGAATTGATGAATCAGGTACATAAGCTTCCGTTGCAGATGCATAAGATGGGAACTTGGATTGGAAAACAGGGACATATTGACATTATCGTGCAGAATGAGGTGCGTGAAAATCTTATTTGTTTGTGCAATTGGTCAGAACCCGAGATGACTTTTGAAATGTGTCAGAAACTGTTTCAGAGTATGGAACAAGCGAAACTCGCGGCAAACTATTATTATCTCTTTTCTGCAAAGTCTTTTGATGAAAAGTTGAGAAAAATGGTTTCTGCCGATAAACGTATCCTGTTAGTGGATATGAATCAGTTATAA
- the asd gene encoding aspartate-semialdehyde dehydrogenase, protein MSQKLKVGILGGTGMVGQRFISLLENHPWFEVTTIAASPRSAGKTYEEAVGDRWKMDTPMPEAVKKIVVMNVNEVEKVAAEVDFVFSAVDMSKDEIKAIEEAYAKTETPVVSNNSAHRWTPDVPMVVPEINPEHMKVIDFQKKRLGTTRGFVAVKPNCSIQSYAPVLTAWKEFEPYEVVATTYQAISGAGKTFKDWPEMVGNIIPYIGGEEEKSEKEPLRIWGEIKDGVIVPATSPVITCQCIRVPVLNGHTAAVFVKFKKKPTKEQLIEKLVNFKGAPQELDLPSAPKQFIRYLEEDNRPQVTEDVNYENGMGINVGRLREDTVYDWKFVGLSHNTVRGAAGGAVLCAELLKAQGYITAK, encoded by the coding sequence ATGAGTCAAAAGTTAAAAGTAGGTATTCTTGGTGGAACAGGTATGGTAGGACAGAGATTTATCTCTTTGTTAGAGAATCATCCATGGTTTGAGGTAACAACTATTGCAGCAAGCCCACGTTCCGCAGGAAAGACATATGAAGAAGCAGTAGGAGATCGTTGGAAGATGGATACTCCAATGCCGGAAGCAGTAAAGAAAATCGTTGTTATGAACGTAAACGAAGTAGAAAAAGTTGCTGCTGAAGTTGATTTTGTATTTAGCGCAGTAGATATGTCTAAGGATGAAATCAAGGCAATTGAAGAAGCATATGCTAAGACAGAGACACCTGTTGTTTCTAATAACAGTGCTCATAGATGGACACCGGATGTACCAATGGTAGTACCGGAAATCAATCCGGAACATATGAAAGTAATTGATTTCCAGAAGAAACGTCTGGGAACTACAAGAGGATTCGTTGCAGTAAAACCAAACTGCTCCATTCAGTCCTATGCACCGGTTTTAACAGCATGGAAGGAATTTGAGCCATATGAAGTAGTAGCTACTACATATCAGGCAATTTCAGGAGCTGGAAAGACCTTTAAGGATTGGCCGGAAATGGTTGGAAACATCATTCCATACATCGGTGGAGAGGAAGAGAAATCTGAAAAAGAGCCACTTCGTATCTGGGGTGAAATTAAAGACGGTGTTATTGTACCGGCAACAAGCCCGGTTATCACATGTCAGTGTATCCGTGTTCCGGTATTAAATGGACATACTGCAGCTGTATTTGTGAAGTTCAAGAAAAAACCAACCAAAGAGCAGTTGATTGAGAAGTTAGTAAACTTCAAAGGTGCGCCACAGGAATTAGATCTTCCAAGTGCTCCAAAGCAGTTTATCCGCTATTTAGAAGAAGATAATCGTCCACAGGTAACAGAGGATGTAAACTATGAAAATGGTATGGGAATCAACGTTGGTCGTTTGAGAGAAGATACTGTATATGACTGGAAGTTTGTTGGTCTCTCCCATAATACCGTAAGAGGAGCAGCCGGCGGAGCAGTACTTTGTGCAGAACTTTTAAAGGCACAGGGATATATTACAGCAAAATAA
- a CDS encoding UDP-N-acetylglucosamine pyrophosphorylase yields METAKISSLYTLKETIAADLFEGLTYPWEALPKISAFICELGQKLDTEKFEKRGENIWVAKSAKVAPTAFINGPAIIDEEAEVRHCAFIRGNAIVGKGAVVGNSTELKNVVLFNKVQVPHYNYVGDSILGYKAHMGAGSITSNVKSDKTLVVVKDKTIGKEYETGLKKFGAMLGDEVEVGCNSVLNPGTVIGNHSNVYPLSMVRGVVPEKSIYKNKNEVVEKQ; encoded by the coding sequence ATGGAAACAGCAAAAATCAGCAGTTTATATACATTAAAAGAAACCATAGCAGCAGATTTATTTGAAGGACTTACCTACCCGTGGGAAGCATTGCCCAAAATCAGTGCATTTATTTGTGAATTGGGTCAAAAACTGGATACTGAAAAGTTTGAAAAGCGTGGAGAAAATATCTGGGTTGCCAAAAGTGCTAAAGTAGCACCGACAGCATTTATTAATGGTCCTGCTATTATTGATGAAGAAGCTGAAGTTCGTCATTGTGCGTTCATCAGAGGTAATGCGATTGTGGGAAAAGGTGCAGTAGTAGGAAATTCCACAGAACTTAAAAACGTAGTTCTTTTTAATAAGGTACAAGTGCCTCATTATAATTATGTAGGAGACTCTATTTTGGGATACAAAGCACATATGGGGGCCGGTTCCATTACTTCTAATGTAAAGTCAGACAAAACATTAGTTGTAGTAAAGGATAAAACAATTGGGAAAGAATACGAAACAGGTCTGAAAAAGTTTGGTGCCATGTTGGGGGATGAAGTAGAAGTGGGATGTAACAGTGTGTTGAATCCGGGAACTGTCATTGGAAATCATAGCAATGTGTATCCATTGTCTATGGTGCGTGGGGTAGTGCCCGAAAAATCCATTTATAAGAATAAAAATGAAGTAGTAGAGAAACAGTAG
- a CDS encoding methylglyoxal synthase, whose translation MNEPDFITLTIGKQKNIALIAHDSKKHELISWCEEHKEELKKHFLCGTGTTARMITDQTGLPVKGYNSGPLGGDQQIGGKIVEGKIDFVVFFSDPLAAQPHDPDVKALLRIAQVYDIPIANNRATADFMITSSFMNESYDHKIINFKKNIKDRANTL comes from the coding sequence ATGAATGAACCAGATTTTATTACATTAACGATTGGAAAACAAAAGAATATTGCATTAATTGCACACGACAGCAAGAAGCATGAATTGATTTCTTGGTGTGAGGAACATAAGGAAGAATTAAAAAAGCATTTTTTGTGCGGAACAGGAACTACAGCCAGAATGATTACAGACCAGACCGGACTTCCGGTAAAAGGATATAACAGTGGCCCTTTAGGTGGAGACCAGCAGATTGGTGGAAAAATCGTAGAAGGAAAGATTGACTTTGTTGTATTCTTTTCGGACCCGTTGGCAGCACAGCCGCATGACCCGGATGTGAAGGCACTTCTTCGAATTGCTCAAGTATATGATATTCCAATTGCCAATAATCGAGCAACAGCAGATTTTATGATTACTTCATCCTTCATGAATGAGTCTTATGATCATAAAATCATTAATTTTAAGAAGAACATTAAGGACAGGGCAAATACCTTATAA
- a CDS encoding TetR/AcrR family transcriptional regulator encodes MGNHIKYDKILDALQELLETKDMDSISVSEIAKTAGIGKGSIYYYFSSKDAILEALIERNYEKPIATAKSLASQTNISSFMRMAMIFQACRNSSSEFLRHDADANLPTALEKSLLHQKYLMYLVSELKPALTEIITQGIKNGDIHFDYPAALAEIVLIVLAVKLDNTLVPSTPEEIKETILGLISLLEKGTGNPAGTLNFLMM; translated from the coding sequence ATGGGAAATCACATAAAATACGATAAAATTTTGGATGCATTACAAGAATTACTGGAAACAAAAGATATGGACTCCATATCCGTCAGCGAAATTGCAAAAACTGCCGGTATTGGAAAAGGAAGTATTTACTACTACTTTTCTTCCAAAGATGCTATTTTAGAAGCATTGATAGAACGAAATTATGAAAAACCAATTGCCACTGCCAAAAGCTTGGCAAGTCAGACAAATATTTCTTCCTTCATGCGCATGGCAATGATTTTTCAAGCCTGTAGAAATTCTTCTTCTGAATTTCTTCGCCATGATGCTGACGCTAACCTGCCAACTGCTTTAGAAAAATCCTTATTACACCAGAAATACCTGATGTATTTGGTTTCAGAACTAAAACCTGCTTTGACAGAAATTATTACACAGGGAATCAAAAATGGGGATATTCACTTTGACTATCCTGCAGCTTTAGCCGAAATTGTTTTAATTGTGCTTGCTGTAAAACTGGATAATACTTTAGTTCCTTCTACTCCGGAAGAAATTAAGGAAACAATTCTAGGATTGATTTCTTTACTTGAAAAAGGTACCGGGAACCCAGCAGGAACTTTGAATTTTTTGATGATGTAA
- a CDS encoding ABC transporter ATP-binding protein has product MLEVQELTKKYGKNLAVDQVSFSIPDGKVGILLGPNGAGKSTIIKSIAGLLRYQGGVGIQKIPSRSLEAKRIFGYVPEMPAMFDALTVREHIEYIRRAYNSGITDEEIEALLKRFELDDKQEKLGNELSKGMMQKVSICCALAVKPKVLMLDEPMVGLDPAAIKELKKVVLELKEQGVTILISTHMLEMVKDLWDVMFIMEKGKIVGSFTREQAQDEDIEELFFKITGGGESE; this is encoded by the coding sequence ATGTTAGAAGTTCAAGAGTTGACAAAGAAATACGGAAAGAATTTGGCAGTAGATCAAGTGAGTTTTTCTATTCCGGATGGAAAGGTTGGAATTTTACTAGGACCTAACGGGGCAGGAAAATCTACCATAATAAAAAGTATTGCAGGATTGTTACGCTATCAGGGTGGAGTTGGAATTCAAAAAATACCTTCCAGAAGCCTTGAAGCTAAAAGAATTTTTGGGTATGTACCGGAGATGCCGGCGATGTTTGATGCATTGACAGTGCGAGAGCATATTGAGTATATACGTCGTGCCTACAATTCCGGTATTACGGATGAAGAAATTGAGGCATTATTAAAAAGATTTGAATTAGATGACAAACAGGAAAAACTAGGAAATGAACTTTCTAAGGGAATGATGCAGAAAGTAAGTATCTGTTGTGCTTTGGCAGTAAAGCCAAAAGTGCTTATGTTAGATGAACCGATGGTGGGATTAGACCCGGCAGCGATTAAAGAATTAAAGAAAGTAGTGTTGGAATTAAAAGAGCAGGGCGTTACCATTTTAATTAGTACTCATATGCTGGAGATGGTAAAAGACCTATGGGATGTTATGTTCATTATGGAAAAAGGAAAAATCGTAGGAAGCTTTACCAGAGAGCAGGCGCAGGATGAGGATATAGAGGAACTGTTCTTCAAGATTACGGGAGGCGGTGAGTCAGAATGA
- a CDS encoding iron-sulfur cluster assembly scaffold protein, whose amino-acid sequence MIYSQEVEKMCPVAKGAKHEPAPIPEEGKWVHSKKIEDISGLTHGVGWCAPQQGACKLTLNVKEGIIEEALVETIGCSGMTHSAAMAAEILQGKTILEALNTDLVCDAINTAMRELFLQIVYGRTQSAFSDDGLPVGAGLEDLGKGLRSQVGTMYATNKKGVRYLEMAEGYVTGIALDADNEVIGYQFVSLGKMTDFIKKGDDPNTAWEKAKGQYGRVDDAVKIIDPREE is encoded by the coding sequence ATGATTTATTCACAGGAAGTTGAAAAGATGTGTCCGGTTGCCAAAGGTGCAAAGCATGAGCCGGCTCCAATCCCAGAAGAAGGAAAATGGGTACATTCCAAGAAAATTGAAGATATTTCTGGTCTTACACATGGTGTAGGCTGGTGTGCTCCACAGCAGGGTGCATGTAAGCTTACTTTAAATGTAAAAGAGGGTATTATCGAAGAAGCATTGGTTGAAACAATCGGATGTTCCGGTATGACCCATTCTGCAGCTATGGCAGCAGAAATTTTACAGGGAAAGACCATCTTAGAAGCATTAAATACAGACCTTGTTTGTGATGCTATCAATACAGCTATGAGAGAACTGTTTTTACAGATTGTATACGGACGTACACAGAGTGCATTCTCTGATGACGGACTTCCGGTTGGAGCAGGTCTGGAAGACCTTGGAAAAGGACTTCGTTCTCAGGTTGGTACTATGTACGCAACTAACAAAAAGGGTGTTCGCTACTTAGAGATGGCAGAAGGTTATGTAACTGGAATCGCTCTGGATGCAGATAACGAAGTAATTGGATATCAGTTCGTAAGTCTTGGAAAAATGACAGACTTCATCAAAAAAGGTGACGATCCTAACACTGCTTGGGAAAAAGCAAAAGGACAGTACGGCCGTGTAGATGACGCTGTTAAGATTATTGACCCAAGAGAAGAATAA
- a CDS encoding GGGtGRT protein, translating to MALFESYERRIDKINSVLNSYGISSIEEAEKITKDAGLDVYEQVKKIQPICFENACWAYTVGAAIAIKKGCKRAADAAAAIGEGLQAFCIPGSVADHRKVGLGHGNLGKMLLEEETECFCFLAGHESFAAAEGAIGIAEKANKVRQKPLRVILNGLGKDAAQIISRINGFTFVETKYDYKEAKLNVVYEKAYSEGLRATVKCYGADDVQEGVAIMHHENVGVSITGNSTNPTRFQHPVAGTYKKECIEQGKKYFSVASGGGTGRTLHPDNMAAGPASYGMTDTMGRMHSDAQFAGSSSVPAHVEMMGLIGMGNNPMVGATVAVAVSIEEAAKAGKF from the coding sequence ATGGCTTTATTTGAATCATATGAAAGAAGAATTGACAAAATCAATTCTGTGTTAAATAGTTATGGAATCAGCTCTATTGAAGAAGCTGAGAAAATTACAAAAGACGCTGGACTTGATGTATACGAACAGGTTAAGAAAATCCAGCCAATCTGTTTTGAAAATGCATGTTGGGCTTACACTGTAGGTGCAGCAATCGCTATCAAAAAAGGATGTAAGAGAGCAGCAGATGCAGCTGCAGCAATCGGTGAAGGTCTTCAGGCATTCTGTATTCCAGGTTCCGTTGCAGACCACAGAAAAGTAGGTCTTGGACATGGTAACTTAGGAAAAATGTTATTAGAAGAAGAAACCGAATGTTTCTGTTTCTTAGCTGGACATGAATCCTTCGCAGCAGCAGAAGGTGCTATCGGTATTGCTGAAAAAGCAAACAAAGTACGTCAGAAACCATTACGCGTTATCTTAAATGGTTTAGGAAAAGACGCAGCACAGATTATTTCCCGTATCAACGGATTTACATTTGTTGAAACAAAATATGACTACAAAGAAGCAAAATTAAACGTAGTATATGAAAAAGCATATTCTGAAGGACTTCGTGCAACTGTAAAATGTTACGGTGCTGATGATGTTCAGGAAGGTGTTGCTATCATGCATCATGAAAACGTTGGTGTTTCCATCACTGGTAACTCTACCAACCCAACACGTTTCCAGCATCCGGTAGCTGGTACATACAAGAAAGAATGTATCGAGCAGGGTAAGAAATACTTCTCCGTTGCATCCGGTGGTGGTACAGGACGTACACTTCATCCAGACAACATGGCAGCAGGACCTGCTTCCTACGGTATGACAGATACTATGGGACGTATGCACTCTGACGCACAGTTCGCTGGTTCTTCTTCTGTACCTGCACACGTTGAAATGATGGGACTTATCGGAATGGGTAACAACCCAATGGTAGGTGCTACCGTTGCTGTTGCAGTTAGTATTGAAGAAGCTGCTAAAGCTGGTAAATTTTAA
- a CDS encoding DNA topoisomerase, which produces MAKALYIAEKPSVAREFAKALKLDLKNHDGYMESSEAIVTWCVGHLVTMSYPEVYDEKYKKWSLATLPFIPEEFKYEVIPGVKKQYDIVAGLLNRPDVTTIYVCTDSGREGEYIYRLVERQAKVEGKERRRVWIDSQTEEEILRGIREAKDLSEYDNLCESAYLRAKEDYLMGINFSRLLTLKYGNTISNFLNTKYTVVSVGRVMTCVLGMVVRREREIRDFVKTPFYRVLSTLDIQGNQVDGEWRAVEGSAYFQSPKLYKENGFLKEEDAKQLIEDLKGSIPEGELKAVVVSMEKKKETKNPPLLYNLAELQNDCSRLFKISPDQTLQVVQELYEKKLVTYPRTDARVLSSAVAKEIHKNIGGLKNIPSVKAYAEAILEKGTYKNIAKTRYVNDKQITDHYAIIPTGQGFGAIRTLNQTSLNVYETIVRRFLGIFCPPAIYQKISLVTGVGTEKFFSNFKVLAEPGYLKVMEYSFQKKKESDNSKNNGEESEESCDVSFMEILSGLKKGMELNVKELNIKEGETAPPKRYNSGSMILAMENAGQLIEDEELRAQIKGSGIGTSATRAEILKKLVNNKYLALNKKTQIITPTLLGEMIYDVVNASIRSLLNPELTASWEKGLNYVAEGSITPEEYMVKLENFIRSRTSGVLGLNNQYALRGYFQKAATYYKTPAKQTGKAKGKKKEAEVKETEPIS; this is translated from the coding sequence ATGGCGAAAGCTTTATATATAGCAGAAAAGCCCAGTGTTGCCAGAGAGTTTGCTAAGGCATTAAAACTGGATTTAAAAAATCATGATGGATATATGGAATCTTCGGAGGCAATTGTAACCTGGTGTGTAGGACATCTGGTTACCATGAGCTATCCGGAGGTCTATGATGAAAAATACAAAAAGTGGAGTCTTGCTACCCTGCCATTTATTCCGGAAGAATTTAAGTATGAAGTCATTCCGGGAGTGAAAAAGCAGTATGATATTGTAGCAGGACTTTTAAATCGTCCGGACGTAACAACCATTTATGTTTGTACCGACTCCGGGCGAGAAGGAGAATATATTTACCGGTTAGTGGAGCGTCAAGCAAAGGTAGAAGGAAAAGAGAGAAGAAGAGTCTGGATTGACTCTCAGACAGAGGAAGAAATCTTACGTGGAATACGAGAAGCAAAGGATTTATCAGAGTACGATAATCTATGTGAATCCGCTTATTTGCGTGCAAAAGAAGACTATCTGATGGGTATTAATTTTTCAAGACTTCTCACCCTAAAGTATGGAAATACCATTTCTAATTTCCTGAATACAAAGTATACCGTAGTTAGTGTAGGACGTGTTATGACCTGTGTCCTTGGTATGGTAGTAAGAAGGGAACGGGAGATTCGCGATTTTGTAAAAACACCTTTTTATCGTGTGTTAAGTACCTTAGATATTCAAGGTAATCAGGTGGATGGGGAATGGCGTGCTGTGGAAGGTTCTGCTTACTTTCAGTCTCCAAAATTATATAAGGAAAACGGTTTTTTAAAGGAAGAAGACGCTAAGCAGCTTATTGAGGATTTGAAAGGTAGTATACCGGAAGGAGAACTCAAGGCAGTAGTAGTTTCTATGGAAAAAAAGAAGGAGACGAAAAATCCACCGTTGTTGTATAACCTGGCAGAGCTTCAGAACGATTGTTCCAGACTTTTTAAAATTAGTCCGGACCAGACTTTGCAGGTAGTACAGGAACTTTATGAGAAAAAACTGGTGACTTATCCGAGAACCGATGCTCGTGTGCTTTCCAGTGCAGTGGCAAAGGAAATACATAAAAATATCGGTGGACTGAAAAATATTCCATCTGTAAAGGCATATGCGGAGGCTATTCTGGAAAAAGGCACCTATAAAAATATTGCCAAAACAAGATATGTCAATGATAAGCAGATTACAGACCACTATGCGATTATTCCTACCGGACAGGGATTCGGAGCGATTAGGACACTGAATCAGACCTCACTTAATGTCTATGAGACTATTGTGCGAAGATTTCTTGGCATTTTCTGTCCACCGGCGATTTATCAGAAGATAAGTTTGGTGACAGGAGTGGGAACAGAAAAGTTTTTCTCAAACTTTAAGGTGTTGGCAGAACCGGGATATTTGAAAGTAATGGAATATTCGTTCCAGAAAAAGAAGGAAAGCGATAATAGTAAGAATAATGGCGAAGAGAGTGAAGAATCCTGTGATGTAAGTTTTATGGAGATTCTTTCCGGATTAAAGAAAGGCATGGAACTGAACGTAAAAGAATTGAATATCAAAGAGGGAGAGACCGCGCCTCCGAAACGTTACAATTCTGGTTCTATGATTCTGGCCATGGAAAATGCAGGACAGCTCATTGAAGATGAGGAGCTGCGTGCACAGATTAAAGGAAGTGGTATCGGCACTAGTGCTACCCGTGCAGAGATTTTGAAAAAACTGGTAAATAATAAATATCTGGCGTTGAATAAAAAGACCCAGATTATTACACCGACATTGCTTGGGGAAATGATATATGATGTGGTAAATGCGTCGATTCGTTCACTTTTGAATCCGGAATTAACTGCAAGTTGGGAAAAAGGCCTGAACTATGTGGCAGAAGGAAGTATCACGCCGGAAGAATATATGGTGAAACTGGAGAACTTCATACGGTCACGAACCAGCGGTGTGTTAGGATTGAACAATCAGTATGCGTTAAGAGGATATTTTCAAAAGGCAGCAACTTATTATAAAACACCTGCCAAGCAGACTGGGAAAGCAAAAGGCAAGAAAAAAGAAGCAGAAGTAAAAGAAACAGAGCCGATATCTTAA